From Rhizobium sp. BT03, one genomic window encodes:
- a CDS encoding RidA family protein, which translates to MDQSPTDNLPEAARAGANTSRRRSVTVETLAHKYPVPNACRIDNLVVSGAIQGVDPETHVMPEDLASQCAHLFENMKAIVEAAGGTIEDIIKMTVYLRDRDNRGPLNAEWVRMFPDPAARPARHAQPLLVEGPSMVQCDFIAVVGRAG; encoded by the coding sequence ATGGACCAATCGCCAACGGACAACCTCCCCGAGGCAGCGCGGGCAGGCGCAAACACAAGCCGCCGCCGGAGCGTCACAGTCGAAACCCTTGCCCACAAGTATCCGGTGCCGAATGCCTGCCGGATCGACAACCTCGTGGTGTCCGGCGCCATCCAGGGGGTAGATCCCGAAACGCATGTAATGCCCGAGGACCTCGCCTCCCAATGCGCCCACCTATTCGAAAATATGAAGGCGATCGTAGAGGCGGCCGGCGGCACCATCGAGGACATCATCAAGATGACGGTCTATCTGCGCGACCGCGACAATCGGGGGCCGCTGAACGCGGAATGGGTCCGCATGTTCCCGGATCCTGCGGCGCGACCCGCAAGGCACGCTCAGCCTTTGCTGGTGGAAGGCCCTTCGATGGTTCAGTGCGATTTCATCGCGGTGGTTGGACGAGCGGGCTGA
- a CDS encoding MFS transporter, with product MFSWYRELTKRERNTFWGCFAGWAVDAMDAQLFSFVLPVLIAAWGMSTAQAGYLATATLLSAAVGGWACGYLADRFGRVRIMQFTILWFSVFTFLAAFTQNFEQLIIVRVLQGLGFGGEWAAGAVLMGEIIRPAHRGKAVGSVQSGFGVGWSAAAILAGIVLAHVPAEYAWRTLLMIGVLPGFLVLYLRRSLEEPELYQQTRAAIKASGRDPGLSAIFAPDVLRVTILASLLAFGVVGVGGAIVNWLPTFMKTVRHLSPSASGYYIFLVTGGSFFGFLASAYLSDVLGRRRTFQLFLVCSWLVTIAYMFLPLSGWELILMGVPFGFFTIGNYAALGPFFTELFPTAVRGSGQSFAYNFGKAAGAAAVSGIGILAQWITLAEAIGLIALLGYSIAILATLLLPETKGIKLTPSVGQATEERGSIAAAEQTVTGGQ from the coding sequence TTCCGGTGCTGATCGCCGCCTGGGGCATGTCGACGGCGCAGGCGGGTTATCTCGCCACGGCCACACTTCTTTCTGCGGCAGTGGGCGGGTGGGCGTGCGGCTATCTGGCCGACCGGTTCGGTCGCGTCCGCATCATGCAATTCACCATTTTATGGTTCTCGGTCTTCACCTTCCTCGCAGCCTTCACGCAAAACTTCGAACAACTCATCATCGTCAGGGTGTTGCAGGGATTGGGCTTTGGCGGCGAGTGGGCGGCCGGCGCAGTGCTGATGGGCGAGATCATCCGGCCTGCCCATCGCGGCAAGGCGGTGGGGAGCGTTCAAAGCGGCTTCGGCGTCGGCTGGAGTGCCGCGGCAATCCTGGCCGGCATCGTTCTCGCCCACGTACCGGCGGAATATGCCTGGCGGACCCTGCTGATGATCGGCGTGCTGCCCGGTTTTCTGGTGCTCTACCTGCGTCGATCGCTCGAGGAGCCGGAGCTCTATCAACAGACCCGTGCTGCGATTAAGGCCAGTGGCCGCGACCCGGGCCTCAGCGCGATTTTCGCTCCCGACGTACTGCGCGTGACGATCCTGGCGTCTCTGCTGGCCTTTGGCGTGGTTGGTGTCGGCGGCGCGATCGTCAACTGGCTGCCGACGTTCATGAAAACGGTCCGTCACCTCTCGCCCAGCGCCTCCGGCTATTACATCTTCCTGGTCACGGGCGGCTCCTTCTTCGGTTTCCTGGCGAGTGCGTATTTGTCCGATGTGCTCGGCCGGCGCCGTACGTTCCAGCTGTTTCTGGTCTGCTCGTGGCTGGTGACCATCGCCTATATGTTCCTGCCGCTGTCGGGCTGGGAGCTTATTCTGATGGGAGTTCCGTTCGGCTTCTTCACGATCGGCAATTACGCCGCACTCGGCCCATTCTTCACCGAGCTATTCCCGACCGCGGTGCGCGGCAGCGGCCAGAGCTTCGCCTACAATTTCGGCAAGGCCGCCGGCGCAGCAGCCGTCTCGGGCATCGGTATTCTGGCGCAGTGGATCACCCTGGCCGAGGCCATCGGGCTGATCGCGTTGCTCGGGTACAGCATTGCGATCCTCGCGACGCTGCTGCTCCCCGAAACGAAAGGCATCAAGCTCACGCCAAGCGTTGGGCAGGCCACGGAAGAGCGCGGTTCCATCGCGGCGGCGGAGCAAACCGTTACCGGCGGGCAGTAA
- a CDS encoding cupin domain-containing protein gives MKSTFPCLVLAMTVITQASVAEAQDAGGPMQVIVATPQELAVSQSASNTVGVSQVGGQSAKMLYGDPTKPQLYTVLLRLEPHKRIMPLSHPDSRFVTVLSGKFYIGWGDTYDETKLKELAAGGIYTEPANANHFGETRDEPAMVAITGYGPSGTTYANAADAPGKVKN, from the coding sequence ATGAAATCGACTTTTCCATGCCTGGTTCTTGCCATGACCGTGATCACGCAGGCAAGCGTGGCTGAAGCCCAGGACGCCGGCGGACCAATGCAGGTTATCGTCGCCACGCCTCAGGAGCTGGCCGTCTCGCAAAGCGCTTCGAACACTGTGGGCGTGTCCCAGGTCGGCGGCCAGAGCGCCAAGATGCTCTATGGCGATCCGACCAAACCGCAGCTCTATACGGTTCTTCTACGCCTCGAGCCCCACAAGCGCATCATGCCGCTGTCACATCCAGACTCGCGCTTCGTGACCGTGCTGTCGGGAAAGTTCTACATCGGATGGGGTGACACCTACGACGAGACAAAACTCAAAGAGCTGGCGGCGGGAGGCATCTACACGGAACCCGCCAATGCGAACCATTTCGGCGAGACCCGGGACGAGCCGGCTATGGTCGCCATCACCGGATATGGCCCGAGCGGCACCACCTACGCGAATGCAGCCGACGCACCGGGCAAGGTCAAGAATTAG
- a CDS encoding Re/Si-specific NAD(P)(+) transhydrogenase subunit alpha yields the protein MKIGAAKEISKHEARVAMTPDSARQLQKLGYDCVLETGAGKAAGFSDDAYRAAGVAIAESAADLYSAADIIAKVRPPENAEIARISPGQTLISFFYPAQNAELLEEARVRGANVIAMDMVPRISRAQKMDALSSMANIAGYRAVIEASSNFGRFFTGQVTAAGKVPPAKVLVIGAGVAGLAAIGTATSLGAITHAFDVRPEVAEQIESMGAEFVYLDFDEQQDGAATGGYAAPSSPEFREKQLQKFRELAPEIDIVITTALIPGRDAPKLWLADMVAMMKPGSVIIDLAAERGGNCDLTIADQKIVSDNGVVVIGYTDFPSRMSAQASTLYANNIRHMMADLTPDKDGKLVHNMQDDVIRGATVAFTGAITYPPPPPKIQAIAAQKPKEKAKEPTAEEKRAAETAAFKAQTKNQGMLLASGTALLLLAGAFAPASFMSHFIVFVLACFVGFQVIWNVSHSLHTPLMAVTNAVSGIVILGALLQIGSGSSLVATLAALSVLIATINIVGGFLVTRRMLAMFQKS from the coding sequence ATGAAGATCGGTGCAGCGAAGGAAATCAGTAAACACGAAGCGCGGGTCGCGATGACGCCGGACAGCGCGCGGCAACTTCAGAAGCTTGGTTATGACTGCGTCCTGGAAACGGGAGCCGGCAAAGCCGCAGGTTTTTCCGATGATGCCTATCGCGCCGCGGGGGTAGCGATCGCCGAAAGTGCGGCCGACCTCTACAGCGCCGCCGATATCATCGCCAAGGTTCGGCCTCCCGAAAATGCGGAGATCGCGCGTATTTCTCCCGGCCAGACACTGATCTCGTTCTTCTATCCCGCGCAAAACGCAGAGTTGCTGGAAGAGGCTCGGGTCAGGGGCGCCAATGTCATCGCCATGGACATGGTGCCGCGCATTTCCCGTGCCCAGAAGATGGACGCCCTGTCGTCGATGGCCAATATCGCCGGCTATCGCGCTGTGATCGAGGCCAGCAGCAATTTCGGGCGTTTCTTCACCGGCCAGGTAACGGCGGCAGGCAAGGTGCCGCCGGCCAAGGTCCTGGTGATCGGCGCCGGCGTCGCCGGCCTTGCGGCGATCGGCACGGCAACATCGCTCGGCGCCATCACCCATGCCTTCGACGTGCGTCCCGAGGTCGCCGAGCAGATCGAGAGCATGGGCGCCGAATTCGTCTATCTCGACTTCGATGAGCAGCAGGATGGCGCAGCGACCGGCGGTTATGCCGCGCCATCGTCGCCGGAGTTCCGGGAGAAGCAGCTTCAAAAGTTCCGCGAACTGGCGCCTGAGATCGATATCGTCATCACCACGGCGCTGATCCCCGGCCGCGATGCGCCGAAGCTCTGGCTCGCCGATATGGTCGCAATGATGAAGCCCGGTTCGGTCATCATCGATCTCGCGGCTGAACGCGGCGGCAACTGCGATCTGACCATCGCCGATCAGAAGATCGTTTCCGACAATGGCGTTGTCGTCATCGGCTATACGGATTTCCCAAGCCGCATGTCGGCCCAGGCCTCGACGCTTTATGCGAACAACATCCGTCACATGATGGCGGACCTGACGCCTGATAAGGACGGCAAGCTCGTCCACAACATGCAAGACGATGTCATCCGCGGCGCCACCGTCGCCTTCACAGGAGCGATCACCTATCCGCCGCCACCGCCCAAGATCCAGGCGATTGCCGCACAGAAGCCAAAGGAAAAGGCAAAGGAGCCGACAGCGGAGGAGAAGCGCGCGGCCGAGACCGCCGCCTTCAAGGCGCAGACGAAGAACCAGGGCATGCTGCTCGCCTCAGGCACCGCGCTTTTGCTTCTTGCAGGCGCCTTTGCACCGGCCAGCTTCATGAGCCATTTCATCGTCTTCGTGCTGGCCTGCTTCGTCGGCTTCCAGGTCATCTGGAACGTCTCGCATTCGCTGCACACGCCGCTGATGGCCGTGACCAATGCCGTCTCCGGCATCGTCATCCTGGGCGCGCTCCTGCAGATCGGCTCCGGGAGCTCGCTGGTGGCGACACTGGCGGCGCTGTCGGTGCTGATTGCCACCATCAACATCGTCGGCGGCTTCCTCGTGACACGGCGCATGCTCGCCATGTTCCAGAAGTCCTGA